TCGCAAAAATACGCCGGTGATATCACCAGCACCCCGACCCTCGACCCGCTCCAGCTGGCTGGCCACAACCTCGGGGGAACTGAGATTAAGGCGCGCACCGGCTGGCTCCCCATCAACAATACCCGGCGCAAACAGATTAACCAGTATCAAGCCAACCATAATGGCTGCCAGACTGCTGAACAGGTAAAATCCGATCGTTTTGACTCCCAGCCGCCCCAGCCCGCTGTCACTCCCCAGGCCCGCTACTCCGCAAATAATCGAGGACATCACCAGCGGTACAATGATCATTTTCAGGGCATTGAGGAACAGTGTGCCCACAAAATCGAACAGATCATAAAAAGTGACGCCAAAGACAGCCGCCTCTTTACCCACTAACAGGCCAACACCAATAGCGGCCAAAATGGCTATCAACATTTGCCAGTGAAGCTTTAATCGAGTCATTTGAGTTCCTTTTTATTATGTACCTGCAGGCAAACCTATATTGCCTGCGCTACTGTTCAGGTTCAATGTCCATTCCGCTCTTGCCCTTTTAACATTCGAACGAGGTCGTCATAATCTACCACCGGGCAGCGAACCAGGAAGCGATTCTCGTGAAATACTTTGTTATTGTTTTACTGTTGGCAGGTAACACGGCCTTTGGCCAGTCAGCAGATGATCACTGGACGCTGAATATGTATCTTGAGAACGACCTGTTTGGTGAAACCGACCAGCACTACACTAATGGCATTCGCTTTTCATGGATTTCTCCTGATCTGACCTCGTACGAAGACGACCCTCTTCTCCCCAAATGGGTTCGCGAAGCAAACAGCAAATTACGCTTTTTCCATGGCATGAAAGACGGACTTGAGCGCAACCTGGTCATCAGCCTCGGACAACTGATGTTTACCCCTTCAGATAAGAAAACCCGAACGCTGATTGAAGACGACCGCCCCTACGCAGGCTACCTGTATCTGGGTTTCGCCTACCATACCAGAGACGAAGAACAACTCGACACTATCGAGCTGAATATCGGCATGGTGGGACCCGCCTCACTGGCACAGGAAGCGCAGAATTTCATTCACAAAGAACGTGACATCGAGATCGCCGAGGGCTGGGATAATCAGCTTGAAAACGAACTGGGGTTACAACTGGTTTACGAACACAAGCACCGCTTTATTATCCGCAACCGCTGGCCTCATCAGGACTTCATTGCCCATGCCGGTGTCAGTCTCGGCAATGTCGCCACTTACCTCAATACAGGGGGTGAATACCGCGTTGGCTGGCAATTACCCAACGACTTCGGCACCTCAGCAGTGCGACCTGGTGGTGACAACAGCGCCCCCGGCCCCAGCACGTCAACATGCCAAAGCATCATCTGCGGGCTGCACGCCTTTATCAGCATTGATGGCCGTTTGGTCGCTCAGGATATTTTTCTCGATGGCAACAGCTTTAGGGACAGCCACAGCGTAGATAAACGCAACGCCGTCGCAGACCTGGCTGTGGGCTTCAGCTTTAATCTGGCTCAGTGGAAAGTGTCTTATGCAAAGGTATTCCGTACACGTGAGTTTGAGGGCCAGGAAGATCCTCATGAATATGGTTCTTTAACCTTTTCCTACAGTTGGTAAATTTCGATCCGACAGAAACCTCACCGATACCTATCGATATTTACGCCCTCTAGTCTGAGGGCAATTCGACATTTTCGACGCTTTTCATCGACTGGATTTTAGCCACTGACGGATTATTCGGCAGTATATAACCGTAGGCATCAAAAATCGGAGTCCCGTAACCACGCGCGAAATGGCCTGACCGGGCAAGCTTTTCGTTCAGCTCCTTTTGTCGCTGCCGATCCACATCAATAAAGTGTTCGGTAAACG
This genomic stretch from Pseudomonadales bacterium harbors:
- a CDS encoding lipid A deacylase LpxR family protein, which translates into the protein MYLENDLFGETDQHYTNGIRFSWISPDLTSYEDDPLLPKWVREANSKLRFFHGMKDGLERNLVISLGQLMFTPSDKKTRTLIEDDRPYAGYLYLGFAYHTRDEEQLDTIELNIGMVGPASLAQEAQNFIHKERDIEIAEGWDNQLENELGLQLVYEHKHRFIIRNRWPHQDFIAHAGVSLGNVATYLNTGGEYRVGWQLPNDFGTSAVRPGGDNSAPGPSTSTCQSIICGLHAFISIDGRLVAQDIFLDGNSFRDSHSVDKRNAVADLAVGFSFNLAQWKVSYAKVFRTREFEGQEDPHEYGSLTFSYSW